In Rosa rugosa chromosome 4, drRosRugo1.1, whole genome shotgun sequence, the genomic stretch CGCTATTGTAACAAAAATCCAAAGAGATATttcctaacaaaaaaaaaaaaacatgcaccCAGATAAGAATAGCCAAAACCATATGTCAACAAGTGTTCCCCCTGTAATCACATAATACAGAGCCTTAATAAATATATTGGGCACCACGAGTTTAAATCATCCATAGGTGAAAAGGATATTCCAGTTCTTCCACAACAGAAGTACAAGGTCTCAAGGAGACAaatagtaaaataaaaaataaatatataaaatatcGGTTTTTGATACTAAATTTCCAAAACCCACATTTCACTATTTCACATATAAACCACGGCAGACCCGGAACTAAGATAAGCATAACCAGAAAAGAAAGGCCATAGTGAACCTGAAAATATCCACTTCTATTTAAGCTAAGGTACATAATTCTCAAAGTACAAATTCTGCATGTTTCAATCTCTACAAATTGGACAACTAGGCTGTAACAATTCATTCTACTTTTTACAGTACGGAAAAGGCAGTAAAAGTTAACTAACATAAAAATTTGTTCCAGCAGAAATTAAGTTCCTTACTTCCATCAAATGTTCATCATTGGAAATGTGTAAGGACATACGGAGGTTTGTCAATAAATCTTCTTGTTCCCAACTTAAAGAACCTGAAGCATGCATTAACATCAGAGTACGGCGATAAGCATGCAACTCCGACCTAGAGTCTCTTGCTGTTACATCCCCTTTCAGAGGAAAGGAATTAAATTCTTGCACATCAGCGCCACCAGAAAAAGAGTCTGCATCACTACAAAGGGTATCTTCATCTTCACTGTGACCTGCTAGATTATACCCGGACAACTTATTTGAACTGTTACTAATAACACTACAACTACCAACAGATTCAATAGAGCATGCATCACTATCAAAAACACCATCCGAGCTTctttcaaaatatgaattggCACCATTTAAAATTCCCTTCTCATTTTCACAATATTGAGTGGAAGGGCAAATAAAGGAAGCGTGCACGTATTTTTCAGCCAGATTTTCTCTTGGGTAAGCAACAGCATCTACCTTCTCAAGCAAGGAAGATGGGGAGCTAGAGAAAACTTGTTGCCGCCCGGATTCTTTCTCAATAGCTCTTATCTTTCGGGGATATGCTTCGGTATAAAGAGAGCAACATTGAGAAGGTCTCTTTAATGATGCCGAGGAGACAATATGGGAATCCTCACAACTGTTGTTTTCCGGAGGTAAACAATCATTTCCACTGGGCAGCTTTATTCTTAAATTCATTCGTGAGACTGGAGAACTCGTATGATTGTGGTAAGCTGATCCCAGACCCTGCAaatgaaacccaaaaaaaaaatattagtaaGTTCAACGACAAGGGTACTACAGGAATATATTATTCAAATGttcatttttctttaaaaaaaaaaaattagaagggaaagaacatgaagctATACGCTGCACATATTATTAACAGATTTAAGTACAATGGAAAATTATGTTGTATAAAACTAAAGTGACCCAGATAGATATTTACCTTTCCTATCACAATCCATTCCTCATCTTTCAAAACTTGACGCACCCTGATCCTAGATTTGTGGATTCTAAACTCCTCAAATGATCCAAGTAGCCTAGCCAAGTAATAGTTTTCATCAAAAACCTTCACTATGTTAGCCATCTTCCAGAAACCAACATCAAAGACCTCAACAACATCACCGACTGCCCAACAATCTGCACCTTGAAGAGGCGGAGGACAAGGCCTAATAGCCTTCCGCAGGACTCTCTCAATAACTGCCTGACCTTCCCAGTTAGGAGACCAATCATACCTAACACTGTAAGTGTGTCCATTGCCTGATATAATCACAGCGCACTGCCATGCTCCTGAAGGCACCTCCTTTTCGTTCAGTACTTCCACCTTGCTCCCTTTCTTGAATCTCATGATTGCAATGTAAGATCCTGAGACCCTGTAACAACCACAAATTTCAAATCTATGAATCAGAACCAACATCAACAACTCCAACAAAAACATAAACGGTATGAAAGCAAAAAACAAATAACTAAATTCACAGATACACATCTGAGAACCTTCAAAAAGGGAAAGAGTGTACCAAGTTAACCATTACAACAACCAGAATCACCAAAAACTCAATCTAAAGCCTCAGGGTATCAAACTGAACCAAACTAAGCAAAAGCCCCAAATATGTAGTTTATGATTAGAATTGGACTTCGTAGCATACGAATAACACAAAAATCCTTCAAAAATATAATCCAATCGCATCCAAGTTAACATAAAAGCAAAGGAACAGAGAATTAAGAACGGAAATTGGAAACCCTAAAAATCAAAATTAGGAGTTGATTGGACTGACCTGCCTTGCGATGTTACAAAATTCGATTGGGAGGAGATTTAGAAATTTAGGGTTTGATAAACCGTGAGAATGAGAAAACGAAAattgtttttgaattttatagTTTGGccattttcaatattttttcttttctttttttttttcgttttttgcGTTGGTCTCAAGACAACTTGAAAGGGATGCGTATTGCGCATAGGTCTTGACACCTACTTCCCTTCTATGAGAagctgttttttttatttttttgattgaGTGGGAGGGGGAATTCCAACTTGGACTCCTACCAATATTGTACTTTCAAAAAAAAGTAAGGTGTGGTCTCTTGAAGAAAATTTTGGCAGCAACAGTCAAGGCTAAAGTGGTTGCTTGAAGGTGATAGAAATACCAGTTTTTTCCACATGACTACTCTTCACCAAAGATAGTTGAATAGGATCACAACCTAGAAATTGGGGAGATATTTTCAACTGTGTTTCACCAAGCATCTCCCTTTCAAAGCCTTTCATTGTTGATGAAGTCATGAGAGCTACTAAGCAGCTTGGAGCCTTCAAAGCCCTTGGACCAGACGGTTTTCCTGATATGTTCTATCATAAATACTGGAATGTTGTTTGTGATTCTATTAATACAATGGTTCATGGCTTCTACTGTGGTGATTTTTCCATTCAAACCATCAATACAACCAAcattgttctcattcctaaagTCCCAAGTCCTGAATCTGTGGATCAATTTCGGCCAGTAAGTCTGTGCAACAATGCTTTCAAGATCATCTCTAAGCTCCTAGCAAATTGAATAAAGTCCATCATCCCAAAGCTTATTTCTCAAGAGCAGAATGCTTTCATTCAAGGTCGTCAAATCCAAGACAACAACATTATTGCCCATGAAGTTTATCATCACTTAACGAGCAAAAACTCATCAAAATCCCATGAGCTAGCTCTCAAGTTGGATATGAACAAAGCTTATGATCGAGTCGAGTGAGACTTTCTTGAAGCTACAATGGTAAAGATGGGTTTTGACCTCAAGTGGATTAAGCTTGTTATGGGTTGTGTCACTTCAGTATCATTCTCAGTCCTTCTTAATGGTAAAGCCAACTGCCCATTTAAACCTTCAAGAGGTTTAAGGCAGGGGGATCCCATGTCCCCATACCTTTTTCTTCTGGTTTGTGAGGTCCTCTCATTGAATATTTCTAATGTTGTCGCAAATGACTCTATTCAAGGGGTGACTTTGAGTAAGGATGGCCATATTCTAACCCATCTTTTCATTGCCGATGATGCTCTTTTCTTCACCAAAGCCAATGAGCAGAACTGCACTATCCTCTATTCTATTTCCGATTACTCTTCAGCTTCTGGGCAGTCCATAAATCTCAGCAAATCCTCAGTCCTATTCTCAGCTGACACTCCCCAAGATGTCAAAATAAGGATTGCAGACATTCTTAACATCCCTGTAGCTGATAAACCTGGTGTTTACTTGGGTCTCCCTGTTAAAACCAtaatacatgctcacaacatatgcacaacaatcacaaaaaggatcaaggcttaccttcagcaatcactggcatggattccatcttatgcagctgctaaactcgatcactgaatatggtcttctgttacttaccaacttgcttctcaatggacagaacttatgcaataatCGTGGTGGtaacagggaccaattcatcttatatatataggtgacttaaacctcaagaagcttcccattaaagcaatTCATATCGGTTTAGGTTTCCCAGTTAGATTCTTGATGTATCAcatcttgtagcctttcttgtagactaagcaatggattactatccttaatgaattgatacactgctTCATTAagctactagtattgatttacagtttgtgtccatgttgaactagttttgacattaagctaattatcaatttactatatgttaatgtgtgacaAATCCATGTTGattctaacaatctcccccttggactgaCACATATTAAGCTTGGTAATTAGCACCAGAAAATGTCAGAAACTACTCAACTTACTGTAGTGCGCGCCAGACaacaaaatcaaaccaaaaatccattccaacatggtcagatcacagttacttatgcagagcaagaaacagtatacattttaacaaaaatgcagagtttcaaaaccacaaacACAAGCTCCTGCAATCTACATATGTCAAACCAGAAGTGATACGATATAtgctaatgtgtatcaacaagaagGCATATATCAgatcctactttatgtttcttaaaccagaaactcaagcaattttactgaacactgatggcttaaaattattgcttgaaccttaacatcatgctaaacatgatttaagccatctaatagcaagtatgatattcaaaacaagatgataatttccaaaataaaacaataaagctgTAGCAAAATCATAACTAGAAATACCTCAaaaatttattgataataataaaatctgtcattacaaacaagttgtgacAAATAAGCTGGAAAATCACAACTCAAAAGATATAAGAACTCAGGAaccttaaaattttaaattgctccaactggactaactctctactgaacctaagcatctagattagctaaaactccaatgcttgctgtatgcttttggaatgctgctactgacaaggccttggtgaaagGATCTGATAGCTGTGAATTTGTGTCAatactcaaaacagctatttcaCCATGTTTTACcatttctctaacactgtaatactttaaatcaatatgcttagaattgtttgatcttttactgttcttgctaaagaaaacagctgcttcattGTCACAATAGATCACAAGTGTAccagccacaatgtgacttaacactttggtctgcatcaaaaaattcctaatccaaagtccttcacacacagtttcatatactgcaataaattcagcttgcatagtAGAAGTTGAAACAAGAGTTTGTTTCATGGTCTTCCAAGCAATAGcacctcctgcaagcatgaacacatatccacaagttgacttcttggagtctggataatttcCTGCAAAATCCGAATCTGAGAatccaacaagtttcagatcctccacttgcctatacaCTAGCATGTAATTCTTGGTTCTCTGCAGGTACCTTAAAattttcttcccagctacccaatgctcATGGCCTGGATTGGATTGAAAccttgataaaatccctactgcaaaagacaagtctggcctagtgtagacttgtgcatacatgagacttcctacaagtctggcataaggctttgactccatattctCCTTCTCAACATCATTTTTGGGATTTTGCTTCTTGGtcaatttatctcctttggacatgggaacttcCCCATATGCacacttttccataccaaacctctttaaaattttggtaacttaattctgttgagacaaaccaagtagtctctgtgccctatctcttttaatctcaatacctagtacataggatgcttctcctaagtctttcatgtcaaaattctttgacagaaaattcttagtgtctttaagcagttttaggttactgctagccaaaagtatatcatccacatagagaactaggaaaataaaattgttcccaactgtcttcaagtaaacacattCATCAACAAGGTTTTCTGtcaatccaaaagtagaaatcacataatcaaatttcttgtaccactgtctagaagcttgttttaggccatagattgattttcttaacttgGACACTAAGTTTCCACTTCCAGCttgtacaaaaccttctggctgcctcatataaatcacttcatctagttcaccgtTCAAGAAGGttgttttaacatccatttggtgcagctccatatcaaaatgggccactaaagccatgattattctaaacgagtcttttgtagaaactggagaaaaaatctcagtaaagtcaatgccctccttctgtgtaaaacctttGGCAACTAACCTTAATTGCCTTGTGTCTCTCTACaatgccatttgcatctcttttggttttgaaaacccatttacaacctataggtttctgattagggtcaggttcaactaattcccaaactgcattttggctcatggaatcaatttctgcttccattgctagctgccattgatgagattcactactttcaatggcctgattaaatgtagttggatcattgtcctctgcacagtccatttcaatttctgcttcttgcagataaacaatgtagtcactctcttcccccccataagttggttttcttgctctctgtgatcttctaggctgaggattGTCAGGATTAGGTTGAGCTacaggtacttgatcagttacttagtcagttacttgtccagttataggtacttgatcagttacttggtcagttacttgaccagttacagttaCTTGATCAGATACTCGATCAGTTACtcggtcagttacttgaccagttacttgatTAGCTACAGCTACTTGAtcaggtacttgatcagttacttgtccagttacttcttgttctaaaggcaatgctacacttatattctcatcggacacaatttcctcaaaatctgaggataaatcctcaaggtttgtattgtgaactttttcacttagaaacttgacttgatgtgtttcaaaaattctaggtgaatgatgagcagaatataatttataacctttagatttatctggataacctataaaataacAACTAACAGTTTTGgggtcaagtttattcaagcctggattataaatcctagcttctgcatgacatccccaaacatggcagtgatgaagactaggtttcctgccacaccaaagctcaaaagcagtcttttctatgACTTTACTAGGTgtcctgttgcaaatataatttgcagtttttaaagcctcaccccacagaaatttaggcaaaccagttgtacacatcatgcatctaaccatgttcaaaagagtcctattctttgtCTCTGCaaaaccattctgttgtgggttatagggtgttgtatattgagctttaattccattgtcttgcaaaaccaaggcaaatggacccttttgttggccggattcagtgtacttgccatagaactcacctcttctatctgatctcactgttttgattttcttttctagttgattttctacctcagacttaaagatttgaaaggctttcaatgcttattgtgccttttctgaaagtagataaacataactgtatctagaaaaatcatcaatgaatgtgataaaatatacattcccacagatagtttgatgcctaaatggt encodes the following:
- the LOC133741821 gene encoding uncharacterized protein LOC133741821 isoform X2 — its product is MRFKKGSKVEVLNEKEVPSGAWQCAVIISGNGHTYSVRYDWSPNWEGQAVIERVLRKAIRPCPPPLQGADCWAVGDVVEVFDVGFWKMANIVKVFDENYYLARLLGSFEEFRIHKSRIRVRQVLKDEEWIVIGKGLGSAYHNHTSSPVSRMNLRIKLPSGNDCLPPENNSCEDSHIVSSASLKRPSQCCSLYTEAYPRKIRAIEKESGRQQVFSSSPSSLLEKVDAVAYPRENLAEKYVHASFICPSTQYCENEKGILNGANSYFERSSDGVFDSDACSIESVGSCSVISNSSNKLSGYNLAGHSEDEDTLCSDADSFSGGADVQEFNSFPLKGDVTARDSRSELHAYRRTLMLMHASGSLSWEQEDLLTNLRMSLHISNDEHLMEVLKCGSVWVCWELLTHLVPKQKRTEKCQ
- the LOC133741821 gene encoding uncharacterized protein LOC133741821 isoform X1, with product MRFKKGSKVEVLNEKEVPSGAWQCAVIISGNGHTYSVRYDWSPNWEGQAVIERVLRKAIRPCPPPLQGADCWAVGDVVEVFDVGFWKMANIVKVFDENYYLARLLGSFEEFRIHKSRIRVRQVLKDEEWIVIGKGLGSAYHNHTSSPVSRMNLRIKLPSGNDCLPPENNSCEDSHIVSSASLKRPSQCCSLYTEAYPRKIRAIEKESGRQQVFSSSPSSLLEKVDAVAYPRENLAEKYVHASFICPSTQYCENEKGILNGANSYFERSSDGVFDSDACSIESVGSCSVISNSSNKLSGYNLAGHSEDEDTLCSDADSFSGGADVQEFNSFPLKGDVTARDSRSELHAYRRTLMLMHASGSLSWEQEDLLTNLRMSLHISNDEHLMEVLKCGSVWVCWELLTHLVPKQKRTEKVPIQTSYSLAGFLLVICLCISFIIALFYLTYFSN
- the LOC133741821 gene encoding uncharacterized protein LOC133741821 isoform X3 produces the protein MRFKKGSKVEVLNEKEVPSGAWQCAVIISGNGHTYSVRYDWSPNWEGQAVIERVLRKAIRPCPPPLQGADCWAVGDVVEVFDVGFWKMANIVKVFDENYYLARLLGSFEEFRIHKSRIRVRQVLKDEEWIVIGKGLGSAYHNHTSSPVSRMNLRIKLPSGNDCLPPENNSCEDSHIVSSASLKRPSQCCSLYTEAYPRKIRAIEKESGRQQVFSSSPSSLLEKVDAVAYPRENLAEKYVHASFICPSTQYCENEKGILNGANSYFERSSDGVFDSDACSIESVGSCSVISNSSNKLSGYNLAGHSEDEDTLCSDADSFSGGADVQEFNSFPLKGDVTARDSRSELHAYRRTLMLMHASGSLSWEQEDLLTNLRMSLHISNDEHLMEGHGWEACHALLPKF